Proteins encoded within one genomic window of Brassica rapa cultivar Chiifu-401-42 chromosome A09, CAAS_Brap_v3.01, whole genome shotgun sequence:
- the LOC103840363 gene encoding uncharacterized protein LOC103840363 produces the protein MATNPKSWCRAFFKLGNYCEDVENNSTESFNSSINKAREKPFVHMLETIARLAMVRIATRSRESHEHQGKCTPYVQRVLTKALVDKPFKDGANKCVIRRSVKGYFDSRLNGQTHRVHLEKRTCSCRKFDITGIPCKHAYGVMLKLKVDPSDYVCEWFRTAKWRRNYTDGIVPVRGSMFWPKTDAPDVHAPPVEDEQGEETEGERGKETGKKKKKLTKADKTRKRGVNESPTKKLPKAKKRTMHCGICGKANHNSRWHAKQGKHDDSVPVSTSQTAGEASQGTLTQASVSQA, from the exons ATGGCTACAAATCCGAAGAGTTGGTGCCGAGCTTTCTTCAAGCTGGGAAATTACTGCGAAGATGTGGAGAACAACTCGACAGAGTCCTTTAACAGCTCCATCAACAAGGCAAGAGAGAAGCCATTTGTGCATATGCTCGAAACAATAGCAAGACTTGCTATGGTACGTATAGCCACAAGATCCAGAGAATCTCATGAACACCAAG GAAAATGTACACCATATGTGCAGAGAGTTCTCACTAAGGCTCTTGTTGATAAGCCCTTTAAAGACGGAGCCAACAAATGTGTTATTAGAAGAAGCGTTAAAGGCTACTTTGACTCAAGATTGAATGGCCAAACTCATCGTGTCCATTTGGAGAAAAGAACTTGTTCGTGCAGGAAGTTCGACATCACTGGAATTCCATGTAAGCATGCATATGGTGTGATGCTGAAGTTAAAGGTTGATCCGTCAGACTATGTTTGTGAGTGGTTTCGCACGGCTAAGTGGAGAAGAAACTACACAGATGGAATTGTTCCAGTCAGGGGTTCTATGTTTTGGCCCAAAACAGATGCTCCTGATGTACATGCTCCACCTGTAGAGGATGAACAAGGGGAAGAAACAGAGGGAGAACGAGGGAAAGAAacagggaagaagaagaagaagctcacCAAAGCGGATAAGACAAGGAAAAGAGGTGTGAATGAGTCACCAACCAAGAAGCTACCAAAAGCCAAGAAAAGGACTATGCATTGTGGCATTTGTGGTAAGGCTAATCACAACTCGAGGTGGCATGCAAAGCAGGGCAAGCATGATGATTCGGTACCGGTAAGCACATCTCAAACTGCAGGTGAAGCCTCACAAGGAACTCTCACTCAAGCTAGTGTTTCTCAAGCTTGA